Proteins encoded within one genomic window of Nonomuraea gerenzanensis:
- a CDS encoding chaplin family protein, translating to MLKKVLVVTGAVAMLSLAVPAHADIITDGSGGVISGNQVVAPITAPINICGNAVAVIGVAVAGCKGGAGVHAPHHY from the coding sequence GTGCTGAAGAAGGTCCTGGTCGTCACCGGAGCCGTCGCCATGCTGTCGCTGGCGGTCCCGGCGCACGCCGACATCATCACCGACGGCAGCGGTGGTGTGATCTCCGGCAACCAGGTGGTCGCCCCGATCACTGCCCCGATCAACATCTGTGGCAACGCCGTGGCCGTCATCGGCGTCGCGGTGGCCGGCTGCAAGGGCGGCGCCGGCGTGCACGCTCCCCACCACTACTGA
- a CDS encoding SAM-dependent methyltransferase, translated as MWLTWRVATERALYGEEGFYLRERPSGHFRTSVSASAAFAEAVLALLAEVDTDLGGPDVLDLVDIGAGEGVLVTQVLEAAEPRLRDRLRVTAVDLSPRPAGLPERIEWSPGLPSEITGLAIANEWLDNVPLDVVEQTPEGPRLVLVDAHTGEERLGGPLRPADRSWLERWWPLGRVGSRAEIGRPRDEAWASVLVRLTRGRAIAIDYAHPVDNRPLHGTLTGYRDGAVVAPVPDGTCDITAHVALDACAEAGRRAGAISTTLSTQREALRELGLTGERPPLELARSDPRGYLRALARASEEGELIDASGLGGFGWLSQSK; from the coding sequence ATGTGGCTCACCTGGCGCGTCGCAACGGAGCGCGCGCTGTACGGCGAGGAGGGCTTCTACCTCCGCGAACGCCCGTCAGGCCACTTCCGCACCTCGGTCAGCGCCTCGGCGGCCTTCGCCGAGGCGGTGCTGGCCCTGCTCGCGGAGGTGGACACGGACCTGGGCGGCCCAGACGTGCTCGACCTGGTCGACATCGGCGCCGGCGAGGGGGTGCTGGTGACGCAGGTGCTGGAGGCGGCCGAGCCGCGGCTGCGCGACCGGCTGCGCGTCACGGCCGTGGACCTCTCGCCCCGACCGGCGGGGCTGCCGGAGCGGATCGAGTGGTCACCGGGCCTGCCGTCGGAGATCACGGGGCTGGCCATCGCCAACGAATGGCTCGACAACGTGCCGCTCGACGTGGTCGAGCAGACCCCCGAGGGGCCCCGGCTGGTCCTGGTCGACGCGCACACGGGCGAGGAACGCCTCGGCGGCCCGCTGCGGCCGGCCGACCGGAGCTGGCTGGAGCGGTGGTGGCCGCTCGGCCGCGTGGGCTCGCGGGCCGAGATCGGGCGGCCCCGCGACGAGGCGTGGGCGTCGGTCCTGGTACGGCTCACCAGGGGGCGAGCGATCGCCATCGATTATGCACACCCTGTGGACAACCGGCCGCTGCATGGCACGCTCACCGGCTACCGCGACGGGGCGGTCGTCGCCCCCGTACCCGACGGGACCTGCGACATCACCGCTCACGTCGCACTGGACGCGTGCGCAGAGGCGGGGCGGCGGGCCGGTGCGATATCCACAACCTTGTCCACACAGCGGGAGGCGTTGCGCGAGCTGGGGCTCACCGGGGAGCGGCCGCCGCTGGAGCTGGCCCGCTCCGATCCGCGCGGCTACCTCCGGGCCCTCGCCAGGGCCTCGGAGGAGGGCGAGCTGATCGACGCGTCGGGGCTGGGCGGCTTCGGCTGGCTCAGCCAGTCGAAATGA
- a CDS encoding cytochrome P450 — MAYPYRVYDELRREAPVSYFEPTGQWLIARHADVNALLRDRRLGRSYLHVATHEEFGRPPEPEFQEPFWRVIRAGMLDVEPPVHTRLRRLVSKAFTPRMVESLRPRVRAIAEGLVDAYVAKGGGDLIAEVAEPLPVTVIAEMLGIPDQDRHLLRPWSADICGMYELNPSPEAQHTAVRAASEFSGYLRSLAAQRRRDPGDDLVSALTQIDELTEDELVGTCVLLLNAGHEATVNVTGNGWWSLFRNPGELARLRADRSLLPTAIEELMRWDTPLQMFERWVLEDIEVHGVRIPRGSEVALLFGSANRDPAVFADPDRLDVGRADNPHISFGAGIHFCLGAPLARIELLESFGALLDRAATLELRQEPSWKPGYVIRGLHALELTATGA; from the coding sequence GTGGCTTATCCCTACCGGGTCTACGACGAGCTGAGGCGCGAGGCGCCCGTCAGCTACTTCGAGCCGACGGGCCAGTGGCTCATCGCGCGGCACGCCGACGTGAACGCGCTGCTCAGAGACCGCCGGTTGGGCCGCTCCTACCTGCACGTGGCCACTCACGAGGAGTTCGGCAGGCCGCCGGAGCCGGAGTTCCAGGAGCCGTTCTGGCGGGTGATCAGAGCGGGCATGCTGGACGTGGAGCCGCCGGTGCACACCAGGTTGCGCCGGCTGGTCTCCAAGGCGTTCACCCCGCGCATGGTCGAGTCGCTGCGTCCCCGCGTCCGGGCCATCGCCGAGGGCCTCGTGGACGCGTACGTGGCCAAGGGCGGCGGCGACCTGATCGCCGAGGTGGCCGAGCCGCTCCCGGTCACCGTGATCGCGGAGATGCTCGGCATCCCCGACCAGGATCGCCACCTGCTGCGCCCCTGGTCCGCCGACATCTGCGGCATGTACGAGCTCAACCCGTCGCCCGAGGCCCAGCACACCGCGGTCCGCGCGGCCTCGGAGTTCTCCGGCTACCTCAGGAGCCTGGCCGCCCAGCGCCGCCGCGACCCCGGCGACGACCTGGTCAGCGCGCTCACCCAGATCGACGAGCTGACCGAGGACGAGCTGGTCGGCACCTGCGTGCTGCTGCTCAACGCCGGTCACGAGGCCACCGTGAACGTGACGGGCAACGGCTGGTGGTCCCTGTTCAGGAACCCCGGAGAGCTGGCCAGGCTGCGGGCCGACCGCTCGCTGCTGCCCACCGCGATCGAGGAGCTGATGCGGTGGGACACGCCGCTGCAGATGTTCGAGCGCTGGGTGCTGGAGGACATCGAGGTGCACGGCGTGCGGATCCCGCGCGGCTCGGAGGTGGCGCTGCTGTTCGGGTCCGCGAACCGGGACCCGGCGGTGTTCGCGGACCCGGACCGGCTGGACGTCGGCCGCGCCGACAACCCGCACATCTCCTTCGGCGCCGGGATCCACTTCTGCCTGGGCGCGCCGCTGGCCAGGATCGAGCTGCTGGAGTCGTTCGGCGCGCTGCTGGACCGGGCGGCCACGCTGGAGCTGCGCCAGGAGCCCTCGTGGAAGCCCGGCTACGTCATCCGCGGCCTGCACGCGCTGGAGCTCACCGCGACCGGCGCCTGA
- a CDS encoding TerC family protein: MLDWVTDPNIWIGFFTLVALEIVLGIDNIIFISILAGKLPPEQRDRARVLGLAAALISRLLLLLALSWVVQLTEPLFTVLGQEISGRDLILLLGGLFLLGKSVTEIHHSMEGPAKDGKQAAAASFTSVILQIMVLDIVFSLDSVITAVGMVNNIGVMVAAVVVSVLVMLVASGPISRFVESHPSIKMLALAFLVLIGVVLVAEGLEQHIEKGFIYFAMAFSVVVELLNIRMRSRHAKHEGDAPKMK, from the coding sequence ATGTTGGACTGGGTGACCGACCCGAACATCTGGATCGGCTTCTTCACCCTTGTCGCCCTGGAGATCGTCCTCGGGATCGACAACATCATCTTCATCTCCATCCTGGCCGGCAAACTGCCCCCCGAACAGCGCGACCGGGCGCGGGTGCTCGGCCTGGCCGCGGCCCTGATCAGCCGGCTGCTCCTGCTGCTCGCGCTGTCGTGGGTGGTCCAGCTCACCGAGCCGCTGTTCACCGTCCTGGGGCAGGAGATCTCGGGACGAGATCTGATCCTGCTGCTCGGCGGCCTGTTCCTGCTGGGCAAGAGCGTCACGGAGATCCACCACAGCATGGAGGGGCCGGCCAAGGACGGCAAGCAGGCCGCCGCCGCCTCCTTCACCTCGGTGATCCTGCAGATCATGGTGCTGGACATCGTGTTCTCGCTGGACTCGGTGATCACCGCCGTCGGGATGGTGAACAACATCGGCGTGATGGTCGCGGCCGTCGTCGTGTCCGTGCTGGTGATGCTGGTGGCCTCCGGGCCGATCAGCCGGTTCGTGGAGAGCCACCCGAGCATCAAGATGCTGGCGCTGGCGTTCCTGGTGCTGATCGGCGTGGTGCTCGTCGCGGAGGGCCTGGAGCAGCACATCGAGAAGGGCTTCATCTACTTCGCGATGGCGTTCTCGGTCGTCGTGGAGCTGCTCAACATCAGGATGCGGAGCAGGCACGCCAAGCATGAGGGGGACGCTCCTAAGATGAAATAG
- a CDS encoding aminotransferase class V-fold PLP-dependent enzyme, translating into MSTLTIFDSARDAAESAPAASTSRPIPAVLGADLEVPVKGGRLVGYANLDYAASAPCLEPVSAAVAAALPAYSSVHRGAGYASQLTTARYEQARHTVRAFAGARPDDAVIFTRNTTDATNLLAGCLPEGTTTVVFDTEHHASLLPWPKAVRLAPPAFPGEAVRAADEALAGIDGPKLLVVTAASNVTGELWPIAALAHIAHRHGARILVDAAQLVPHRKLNLTALDLDYVAFSGHKLYAPFGAGVLIGRRDWLAEGKPYLAGGGAVRSVAEEVEWHDDPEPRHEAGTPNVLGAIALAAACDALSATGWTELVREEERLIARLRAGLASVAGVRELSLWGDDHPRVGIVSFTVAGYSAREVAEALSGEYGIGVRDGKFCAHPFVRHLLETSDGGCDDDTASAVRASIGIGTTQEHVDRLIEAVRDLVARR; encoded by the coding sequence GTGTCCACGCTGACGATCTTCGATTCCGCCCGTGACGCCGCCGAGTCCGCTCCCGCCGCCTCGACGAGCCGGCCCATCCCCGCCGTGCTCGGCGCCGACCTGGAGGTGCCCGTCAAGGGCGGCAGGCTGGTCGGGTACGCCAACCTGGACTACGCGGCCAGCGCGCCCTGTCTGGAGCCGGTCAGCGCCGCCGTCGCCGCCGCGCTCCCGGCCTACTCCAGCGTCCACCGCGGCGCCGGCTACGCCTCGCAGCTCACCACCGCCCGCTACGAGCAGGCCCGCCACACGGTCAGGGCCTTCGCCGGCGCCCGCCCCGACGACGCCGTGATCTTCACCCGCAACACCACCGACGCCACGAACCTGCTGGCCGGCTGCCTGCCCGAGGGCACCACCACCGTGGTCTTCGACACCGAGCACCACGCCTCCCTGCTGCCCTGGCCCAAGGCCGTCCGGCTGGCGCCGCCCGCCTTCCCCGGCGAGGCCGTGCGCGCCGCCGACGAGGCGCTGGCCGGGATCGACGGGCCGAAGCTGCTCGTGGTCACCGCCGCCTCCAACGTGACCGGCGAGCTGTGGCCGATCGCCGCCCTGGCGCACATCGCGCACCGGCACGGGGCCCGCATCCTGGTGGACGCGGCGCAGCTCGTACCGCATCGCAAGCTCAACCTGACGGCGCTCGACCTGGACTACGTGGCCTTCTCCGGGCACAAGCTGTACGCGCCGTTCGGCGCTGGGGTGCTGATCGGGCGCCGGGACTGGCTGGCAGAGGGCAAGCCGTACCTCGCGGGCGGGGGCGCGGTGCGCTCGGTCGCGGAGGAGGTCGAGTGGCACGACGACCCGGAGCCGCGGCACGAGGCGGGCACCCCGAACGTGCTGGGCGCCATCGCCCTGGCCGCCGCCTGCGACGCGCTGAGCGCCACCGGGTGGACGGAGCTGGTGCGCGAGGAGGAGCGGCTGATCGCGCGGCTGCGGGCCGGGCTGGCCTCGGTCGCGGGCGTACGGGAGCTGTCGCTGTGGGGGGACGACCACCCGCGGGTCGGCATCGTGTCGTTCACCGTGGCCGGGTACTCGGCCCGCGAGGTGGCCGAGGCGCTGTCCGGCGAGTACGGCATCGGGGTGCGTGACGGCAAGTTCTGCGCGCACCCGTTCGTGCGGCACCTGCTGGAGACGTCCGACGGGGGCTGCGACGACGACACCGCCTCCGCCGTGCGGGCCTCGATCGGGATCGGCACCACGCAGGAGCACGTGGACCGGCTGATCGAGGCCGTGCGTGACCTGGTCGCGCGCCGCTGA
- a CDS encoding DoxX family protein, translating to MKRVLFDVAALIARVATGVIFVAHGWQKWQSGLGATTQGFREMGIPMPELAAGYATVVETVGGIFLILGLLVRPVALLLLINMLGAIAFVHGGKGVMVGEGGWELTGALGALSLLFLALGGGRIGLDGILGAMFRRRSERRAAEEELTAYRPGGTTSGTAGGLAGTTPAGGPTTPAHTPGEAPEVPRQPSAPSSGRLNDEDMRDIDALVSDEPTEHRKPPNR from the coding sequence ATGAAGAGAGTTCTCTTTGATGTCGCGGCCCTGATCGCGCGGGTCGCGACCGGCGTGATCTTCGTGGCGCACGGCTGGCAGAAGTGGCAGAGCGGGCTCGGCGCCACGACACAGGGTTTCAGGGAGATGGGCATCCCGATGCCCGAGCTGGCCGCCGGGTACGCCACGGTCGTCGAGACGGTCGGCGGCATCTTCCTGATCCTGGGCCTGCTGGTACGCCCGGTGGCGCTGCTGTTGCTGATCAACATGCTCGGTGCCATCGCGTTCGTGCACGGTGGCAAGGGCGTGATGGTCGGCGAGGGCGGCTGGGAGCTCACCGGCGCGCTCGGCGCGCTCAGCCTGCTGTTCCTGGCGCTGGGCGGCGGCCGGATCGGCCTGGACGGCATCCTCGGCGCGATGTTCCGCAGGCGCTCCGAACGGCGTGCGGCCGAGGAGGAGCTCACCGCGTACCGGCCGGGCGGGACGACCAGCGGCACGGCGGGCGGCCTGGCCGGCACCACGCCCGCGGGCGGGCCCACGACCCCGGCCCACACGCCGGGCGAGGCGCCCGAGGTGCCCAGGCAGCCCAGCGCACCCAGCTCCGGCAGGCTCAACGACGAGGACATGCGGGACATCGACGCCCTCGTCTCCGACGAGCCCACGGAGCACCGCAAGCCGCCGAACCGGTGA
- a CDS encoding NADH-quinone oxidoreductase subunit D, which produces MTERVVGIGAGAKELATEDMILNIGPQHPSTHGVLRLRLTLDGERIATAEPIIGYMHRGAEKLFEVRDYRQIIMLANRHDWLSGFANELGVVLAAERMLGMEPPVRAVWARTLLAELNRALNHLMFLGSYPLELGAMTPLFYSFNERERIQAVMEEISGGRMHYMFNRVGGLKEDLPYGWLDRVSATVAETRRRVPDIENLILHNEIFVARTKGVGVLTREQIMQYGVSGPIARASGVDFDLRRDDPYLAYPELPVKVVTRGAGDCHARFEVLLDQLKVSLDLADACVDRLRSLPPGPINQRLPKVLKVPEGHTYAWTENPLGINGYYLVSKGDKTPWRLKLRSASYSNIQVLREMLPGHLVADMVAILGSMFFVVGDIDK; this is translated from the coding sequence ATGACGGAACGTGTGGTCGGAATCGGCGCGGGCGCGAAAGAGCTGGCCACCGAGGACATGATCCTCAACATCGGCCCCCAGCACCCGTCCACCCACGGCGTGCTGCGGCTGCGCCTGACGCTCGACGGTGAGCGCATCGCCACCGCCGAGCCGATCATCGGCTACATGCACCGGGGCGCGGAGAAGCTGTTCGAGGTGCGCGACTACCGTCAGATCATCATGCTGGCCAACCGGCACGACTGGCTGTCGGGCTTCGCCAACGAGCTGGGCGTGGTGCTCGCCGCCGAGCGCATGCTGGGCATGGAGCCGCCGGTGCGGGCCGTGTGGGCGCGTACGCTGCTGGCCGAGCTCAACCGGGCGCTCAACCACCTGATGTTCCTCGGCTCCTACCCGCTGGAGCTGGGTGCGATGACGCCGCTGTTCTACTCCTTCAACGAGCGCGAGCGCATCCAGGCCGTGATGGAGGAGATCTCCGGCGGGCGCATGCACTACATGTTCAACCGGGTCGGCGGGCTCAAGGAGGACCTGCCGTACGGGTGGCTCGACCGCGTCTCCGCCACCGTCGCCGAGACCCGCCGCCGCGTCCCCGACATCGAGAACCTCATCCTGCACAACGAGATCTTCGTCGCCCGCACCAAGGGCGTGGGCGTGCTGACGCGCGAGCAGATCATGCAGTACGGCGTCAGCGGCCCCATCGCCCGCGCCTCCGGGGTCGACTTCGACCTGCGCCGCGACGATCCGTACCTGGCCTATCCCGAGCTGCCCGTCAAGGTCGTCACCCGCGGCGCCGGCGACTGCCACGCCCGCTTCGAGGTGCTGCTCGACCAGCTCAAGGTCTCCCTCGACCTGGCCGACGCCTGCGTCGACCGGCTGCGCTCGCTGCCGCCCGGCCCGATCAACCAGCGGCTGCCGAAGGTGCTCAAGGTGCCCGAGGGGCACACGTACGCGTGGACGGAGAACCCGCTCGGCATCAACGGCTACTACCTGGTCTCCAAGGGAGACAAGACGCCGTGGCGGCTCAAGCTGCGCTCGGCCTCCTACAGCAACATCCAGGTGCTGCGCGAGATGCTGCCCGGGCACCTCGTGGCCGACATGGTGGCGATCCTCGGCTCGATGTTCTTCGTGGTGGGTGACATCGACAAGTGA
- a CDS encoding acyltransferase family protein, protein MTAQERDKYVDWLRALSLIVVVVWHWAFTILDWKPNGPEPTSPLGFTSGLWILTWLLQVLPLFFYVGGHVHLLSWHRARARGIGIGSFVWRRIRALALPALFLSGVWIVIGAVVTYTFQVDWMWRVVLLVLSPLWFLGVYLVLIALLPLALWLHERYDVLTLIWLGGAALVVDVLRFRYGIEWAAWLNMIIVWGLAHQAGFFYDRVVALPRRYDIALLWTGLFALFGLVYSGIYPGSMVGVPGDKFSNMAPPTFVIVALLLFQIGLVEVLRPAMERVLERPRWGRLNAFINRYSLPLFLFHTTGMAISLGLSWWLFGSLGDRIPPDSVWWLERPIAIIGPLICTAPVIYLFGRRRAPVAQTRDTGVGGSISSEHG, encoded by the coding sequence GTGACGGCCCAGGAGCGCGACAAGTACGTCGACTGGCTGCGGGCGCTCAGCCTGATCGTCGTGGTGGTGTGGCACTGGGCCTTCACGATCCTCGACTGGAAGCCGAACGGCCCCGAGCCCACCAGCCCGCTGGGCTTCACCAGCGGCCTGTGGATCCTCACCTGGCTGCTGCAGGTGCTGCCGCTGTTCTTCTACGTGGGCGGCCACGTGCACCTGCTGTCCTGGCACCGGGCCAGGGCGCGCGGCATCGGCATCGGCTCGTTCGTCTGGCGGCGCATCCGCGCGCTGGCGTTACCCGCGCTGTTCCTGTCGGGTGTGTGGATCGTCATCGGGGCGGTGGTGACGTACACGTTCCAGGTCGACTGGATGTGGCGGGTGGTGCTGCTGGTGCTCAGCCCGCTGTGGTTCCTCGGGGTCTACCTCGTGCTGATCGCGCTGCTGCCCCTCGCGCTGTGGCTGCACGAGCGGTACGACGTGCTGACCCTCATCTGGCTCGGCGGCGCGGCGCTGGTGGTGGACGTGCTGCGCTTCCGGTACGGGATCGAGTGGGCCGCCTGGCTCAACATGATCATCGTCTGGGGGCTGGCGCACCAGGCGGGCTTCTTCTACGACCGGGTCGTGGCCCTGCCCCGGCGCTACGACATCGCGTTGTTGTGGACCGGGCTGTTCGCCCTGTTCGGGCTGGTCTACTCGGGCATCTACCCGGGCTCCATGGTCGGGGTGCCGGGTGACAAGTTCTCCAACATGGCGCCGCCCACGTTCGTGATCGTGGCGTTGCTGCTGTTCCAGATCGGGCTGGTCGAGGTGCTCAGGCCGGCCATGGAGCGGGTGCTGGAGCGGCCCCGCTGGGGGCGGCTCAACGCCTTCATCAACCGGTACTCCTTGCCGCTGTTCCTGTTCCACACCACCGGGATGGCCATCTCCCTGGGGCTGTCGTGGTGGTTGTTCGGCTCGCTGGGCGACCGGATCCCGCCCGACTCGGTGTGGTGGCTGGAGCGGCCGATCGCCATCATCGGGCCGCTGATCTGCACGGCTCCGGTCATCTACCTCTTCGGCCGGCGGCGCGCCCCCGTCGCGCAAACGCGGGACACGGGTGTCGGCGGGTCCATAAGCTCTGAGCATGGCTGA
- a CDS encoding DUF3180 domain-containing protein codes for MKPTHPGPLVGIVVVVALLTWLVIRPVYSDLPLMPWTAIPTVLLLAIGEAYSGWATRARIARKPGTKPVEPLAVARLAALAKASAYAGAVFGGVFAGFALHTAQLLDRETPRGEFFVVTGSFVSCVVLICAALYLEHSCRIPKEPEERTRD; via the coding sequence TTGAAGCCCACCCACCCCGGCCCCCTGGTCGGCATCGTCGTCGTCGTCGCCCTGCTCACCTGGCTCGTGATCAGGCCCGTCTACTCCGACCTCCCGCTGATGCCCTGGACGGCGATCCCCACGGTGCTGCTGCTGGCGATCGGCGAGGCCTACAGCGGCTGGGCGACCAGGGCCAGGATCGCCAGGAAGCCGGGCACCAAGCCGGTGGAGCCGCTGGCCGTGGCCAGGCTGGCGGCGCTGGCGAAGGCCTCGGCGTACGCGGGGGCGGTGTTCGGCGGGGTGTTCGCCGGGTTCGCCCTGCACACGGCGCAACTGCTCGACCGGGAGACGCCGCGCGGCGAGTTCTTCGTCGTGACGGGCTCGTTCGTGTCGTGCGTGGTGCTGATCTGCGCGGCGCTCTACCTGGAGCACTCCTGCCGCATCCCGAAGGAGCCGGAGGAGCGCACGCGCGACTAG
- the folK gene encoding 2-amino-4-hydroxy-6-hydroxymethyldihydropteridine diphosphokinase: MKVVLSLGSNLGRRFQTLQGAVDTLFDAPGLTFVRASPVYETDPVGGPGGQRPYLNAIVVAETTLAPRTLLERAQSVENAFGRERAERWGPRTLDIDLIVVGETVCDDPDLTLPHPRAHERAFVLVPWSKADPEGEVPGRGRVTELLRGLDEQGVRLREDLKLQRPD; the protein is encoded by the coding sequence ATGAAGGTGGTGCTCTCTCTCGGCAGCAACCTGGGACGCCGGTTCCAGACGTTGCAGGGTGCCGTGGACACGCTGTTCGACGCACCGGGGCTGACGTTCGTCAGGGCGTCCCCGGTCTACGAGACCGACCCGGTCGGCGGGCCGGGCGGGCAGCGCCCGTACCTCAACGCGATCGTGGTCGCCGAGACCACGCTCGCGCCGCGCACGCTGCTGGAGCGGGCGCAGAGCGTCGAGAACGCCTTCGGCCGCGAGCGCGCGGAGCGCTGGGGGCCGCGCACGCTGGACATCGACCTGATCGTGGTGGGCGAGACCGTCTGCGACGACCCCGACCTGACGCTGCCGCATCCGCGGGCGCACGAGCGCGCGTTCGTGCTGGTGCCGTGGTCGAAGGCCGACCCTGAGGGCGAGGTGCCCGGCCGCGGCCGGGTGACGGAGCTCCTGCGGGGGCTCGACGAGCAGGGCGTACGCCTGCGCGAGGACCTGAAGCTGCAGAGGCCCGATTGA
- the folB gene encoding dihydroneopterin aldolase — protein sequence MSLDRIALRGLRARGRHGVLAAERELGQEFVVDATLFLDTAPAAAGDDLTKTVHYGELAQALAEVVEGEPVELIETLAQRLADVCLASEQVHKVEVSVHKPAAPIPLPFDDVIVTIERSRA from the coding sequence TTGAGCCTTGATCGCATCGCGCTCAGGGGCCTGCGGGCCCGGGGCAGGCACGGCGTGCTCGCTGCCGAGCGGGAGCTCGGGCAGGAGTTCGTCGTGGACGCGACGCTGTTCCTCGACACCGCCCCGGCCGCGGCCGGCGACGACCTGACCAAGACCGTTCACTACGGGGAGCTGGCGCAGGCGCTGGCCGAGGTGGTGGAGGGTGAGCCGGTCGAGCTGATCGAGACCCTCGCGCAGCGGCTGGCCGACGTCTGCCTGGCCAGCGAGCAGGTGCACAAGGTCGAGGTGAGCGTGCACAAGCCGGCGGCGCCGATCCCGCTGCCCTTCGACGACGTGATCGTGACCATCGAGCGGAGCCGCGCATGA
- a CDS encoding nuclear transport factor 2 family protein has protein sequence MSVDTAAIETVNQEFYTAIESADLDKMTEIWAEDTTDDQVSCVHPGWTLLTGRQEVLRSWALIMANTTYIQFVLTDVNTTVLGDVAVLTCVENILTAGEEGEASFAAGKVVASNVYIRTPQGWRLWMHHGSPVLQGDDDEEEEGELEP, from the coding sequence ATGAGCGTCGACACCGCCGCGATCGAGACGGTCAACCAGGAGTTCTACACCGCCATCGAAAGTGCGGACCTGGACAAGATGACCGAGATCTGGGCCGAGGACACCACGGACGACCAGGTGAGCTGCGTGCACCCGGGGTGGACCCTGCTGACGGGCCGCCAGGAGGTGCTGCGCTCCTGGGCGCTGATCATGGCGAACACCACCTACATCCAGTTCGTGCTGACCGACGTCAACACGACGGTGCTGGGTGACGTGGCCGTCCTCACCTGCGTGGAGAACATCCTGACCGCCGGCGAGGAGGGCGAGGCCAGCTTCGCCGCGGGCAAGGTGGTGGCCAGCAACGTCTACATCCGCACCCCGCAGGGCTGGCGGCTGTGGATGCACCACGGCTCGCCGGTCCTCCAGGGCGACGACGACGAGGAGGAGGAAGGCGAGCTTGAGCCTTGA
- the folP gene encoding dihydropteroate synthase, with product MTSVPINVPGGAERCLVMGVVNVTPDSFSDGGLWFDAATAIEHGFELVREGADIVDVGGESTRPGAARVSMEEELARVVPVIEALSAEGVVVSVDTMRAEVAKAAVEAGAAIVNDVSGGLADPEMPRVVAATGVRYVVMHWRGHSHDMYSRAVYADVVTEVREELSKRVDLVLAEGVTQEQIVLDPGLGFAKNAEHNWAVLAGLPRLAELGFPLLVGASRKRFLGRLLADPDGTPRPFSRSDDATLAVTALAAHAGAWCVRVHEVGPNADAVRVAAAWKRAGAGT from the coding sequence ATGACTAGCGTGCCCATCAACGTGCCGGGAGGTGCGGAGCGGTGCCTCGTCATGGGTGTGGTCAACGTGACGCCGGATTCGTTCTCCGACGGCGGCCTGTGGTTCGACGCGGCGACCGCCATCGAGCACGGCTTCGAGCTGGTGCGTGAGGGCGCCGACATCGTCGACGTGGGCGGCGAGTCCACCCGCCCGGGCGCGGCCAGGGTCTCCATGGAGGAAGAGCTGGCCAGGGTCGTCCCGGTGATCGAGGCGCTGTCCGCGGAGGGGGTCGTGGTCAGCGTCGACACGATGCGCGCCGAGGTGGCCAAGGCCGCGGTGGAGGCGGGCGCCGCGATCGTCAACGACGTGAGCGGCGGCCTGGCCGATCCGGAGATGCCGCGCGTGGTGGCCGCGACCGGCGTCAGGTATGTCGTGATGCACTGGCGGGGCCACAGCCATGACATGTACTCCCGCGCCGTCTACGCCGACGTGGTGACGGAGGTGCGCGAGGAGCTGAGCAAGCGGGTGGACCTGGTGCTGGCCGAGGGGGTCACGCAGGAGCAGATCGTGCTCGACCCCGGCCTCGGCTTCGCCAAGAACGCCGAGCACAACTGGGCCGTGCTGGCGGGCCTGCCGCGCCTGGCCGAGCTGGGCTTCCCGCTGCTCGTCGGGGCATCACGCAAACGTTTCCTGGGGCGGCTGCTGGCCGATCCCGACGGCACGCCACGGCCGTTCAGCCGCAGCGACGACGCCACGCTGGCCGTGACCGCGCTGGCGGCGCACGCCGGCGCCTGGTGCGTGCGCGTGCACGAGGTAGGTCCCAACGCCGATGCCGTGCGCGTGGCCGCCGCATGGAAGAGAGCCGGAGCAGGCACATGA